A region of the Curtobacterium flaccumfaciens pv. betae genome:
GAGGTCCTCGAGGGTGATGTCCTCGCCGTAGCGGACGTTGCCGAACAGCCGGACGACCCCGCGGTCGAGGACGTCACGCAGGGCGTTGATGATGCCCTTGATGCGCGGGTGGTCGGGGGCGACGCCGTACCGGACCAGACCGTAGGGCGCGGGGAGCTGCTCGAACAGGTCGATCGACACGTCGTAGCCGTGCGCCTCGCGCAGCAGGATGTCCGCGGCGTAGATGCCGGCCGGGCCGGCGCCGACGATGGCGAGTCGGAGGGTGGGCACTGATCGTCTCCAGTTCGTTCGGGTGGGGGTTCCCGGGGGCCTCCCGACCGGGCCGCCGTGGGCGTGCGCGTCGGGAGGGGTGTTCAGCGGCTTCGGTCGACCACGGAGTCCGCGAAGCGGGTGAGTGCCCGTTTCACGGTGCCGTCGGGGAGCGGGGCGAGGGCGGCGACGGCTTCGCGAGCCCAGGCGACGGCGACGGCGCGGGTCGCCGCGGTCGCCTCGTGTTCGCGGAGCGCGGCGACGGCCGACTGGTACGGCGCGGAGTCGACCACGTCGTCGGGCGCACCGTTGACGTCGCGCTCGATGCGCTCGACCAGGTGCTGCGCGGACGGATCGGTCGCGGCCATCCGGCGCAGCTGCAGGACCGGCAGGGTGTCCACGCCTGCGCGCAGGTCGTTGCCGGCGATCTTGCCGGTCTTGTCCGTCGCCGGGGCGAGGTCGATGACGTCGTCGACGAGCTGGAAGGCCACGCCGACCTTCTCGCCGAACGTACCGACGGCGTCGAGGTAGGCGCGGTCGGCTCCGGAGAACATCACGCCGGCGCGTGCCGCGGTGGCGATGAGCGATCCGGTCTTGTCGCTGAGCACCTGGATGTAGTGCTCGAGCGGGTCGTCGTCCGGCTGCGGCCCCGTCGTCTCGTGCAGCTGCCCCATGCAGAGGCGCTGGAAGGTCTCGGCCTGCATCCGGATGCCCTCGGTGCCGAGGTCGGCCGTGATCAGGCTGGCGCGGGCGAAGAGCAGGTCACCGGTCAGGATCGCCACGTTGTTGCCGTAGGTGATCTGCGCGGCGGGGACCCCGCGGCGGACGGGTGCCTCGTCCATGACGTCGTCGTGGTACAGCGACGCCAGGTGCGTGGTCTCGATGCTCACCGCGGCCTTGACCACGGCGTCGGTCACGCCGTCACCGAGCTGGGCGATGAGGAGGGTCAGGGTCGGGCGGATGCGCTTGCCACCGGCGGACAGCAGGTACCGGCTGGTGGTGTCGGCGAGCGTGTCGGTGGAACGCATGGCATCCTCGAGCCCCTGCTCGACGAGTTCGAGCCCGTCGTCGACCGCGGAGATGAAGCGTC
Encoded here:
- a CDS encoding polyprenyl synthetase family protein, whose protein sequence is MNPSVPVARRAPSLRASLGIGERLFATPADRRFISAVDDGLELVEQGLEDAMRSTDTLADTTSRYLLSAGGKRIRPTLTLLIAQLGDGVTDAVVKAAVSIETTHLASLYHDDVMDEAPVRRGVPAAQITYGNNVAILTGDLLFARASLITADLGTEGIRMQAETFQRLCMGQLHETTGPQPDDDPLEHYIQVLSDKTGSLIATAARAGVMFSGADRAYLDAVGTFGEKVGVAFQLVDDVIDLAPATDKTGKIAGNDLRAGVDTLPVLQLRRMAATDPSAQHLVERIERDVNGAPDDVVDSAPYQSAVAALREHEATAATRAVAVAWAREAVAALAPLPDGTVKRALTRFADSVVDRSR